TCGGAGGATAACCAGAGGGGAGTGGAAATTCCGGGCAGATTGGATTAGGTAAGCCAAGAGCGGAGAGGACACTCAAATAGCGGTCTACAGCATGGAGGGTCTTTGCATCGGAAAACTTGGTATGATGATAAAAAAGGCGTGCTGCCTCGCGAGAACCTGGCAGTCCAAAAATATGCTTGGCTCGACTACACCTTGCAATGATGGCACTACGCAACAAGCCTTGGAGGTCCAAACAAATCTCCGGAGGCTTACGCCGTAGAAGACCAGCCGCCCATTCCATAGCATGCAGCGCACTCCTCCAGCCTCGCAAGCGTGTCCTAGGGAATAGAATTTGATGGCTTACGGAAGTATTGCCATCCAAAAGGGTTGCCCAACGGGGATCGATCACCCAGGAGATCTGTGCGTGCGGCCATTGTGCACGAATAGCGGATGCACAAGGCAAAGCATGGACAATATCTCCCAGGGATCCCGGCTTGACAATCCAAATGGAGATGGGAGGAAGTGCCCGAATCTGGCCTTTCTTTAGAAGCAAGAGAAAAAAATTAAAGCAAGCGGCAGAGCAGAAAAGGCCGGGACAGGAAAGAACACTGCCTCTTATCGGTCCCTTTTAATCGGCGAAGTAGCCGAGAAGAGTTTTCGCTTCCTTTTGCCTGCGCTTTTTTATAGGGAGCAGAGCAAGCCGTCCCCCTCCTAGGGCAATAAGACAGACACATGAATAACGAAACCGCCAGTTTGTGGCACGTGATATGGCGATACCTCACGGATCGGTAGCGTAGTGCCTACAAATGGCCTTCACCAAGCCTGGAATGGTATGCTGGGCCGCTTCAATATCAACTGAAAACCCAAGTCGAGTCAAAGTATGTGAGGTAATGGGACCGATGCTAGCCGTCTGGAAATTTTCAGGTGGTGAAAGTCGAAGTGTGAAGAAGTTTTCCACGGTGGAAGAACTAGTGAATGTAACAATATCTGCTCCTTCCTCTAGAAAGCGTCGTATACCAACATATTCATTATTTTCCGGCACTGTACGGTAGGCAATTGCTTCATCTACAATAGCACCCAATCGAGAGAGCTCCCTTCTTAAAAAGGGACGAGCGTTTCCCGATCGGGCCAGGAGAATGCGTAAATTCTCCATGCTTGTCTTTTCCAGGAAGGCCCTTACAACAGCTTCTGCTATATACTGGGTAGGCATGAGATCTATCTGCAAATGGTAAGAGCGGATTCGATCCGCGGTTGCTGGGCCGATAGCTGCAATGCGTGTCCCACCAATTTCTCGAACATCTTCGTAAATTCCGAAAAACGCTTGGAAAAAGGCGTCCACCCCGTTCGGACTTGTGAACACTAACCAATCATATTTATGAGCATCTGTGACGAGTTGAAAAAACGCTCCTTCGTCCTGCGGAGGCTCGATACGAATGGTGGGCAATTCAAAAGCATCCGCTCCTAAATCGCGGAGAGCTCTCAGAAGAGTACCAGCTTGCAAAGTACTACGAGTGACGGCCACGCGTTTACCAAAGAGTGGACGAGATTCAAACCAGTTCAATTTCTTCCGCAACCGTACTACGTCACCAAAGACAGCAACGGCAGGTGCAGTAAATCCGGATTCTCGGGCCTTCTGTGAAATCTCCTCTAGTGACCCGCACAGAGTTTTCTGGTAGCCCGTAGTTGCCCAACGGATCAATGCTACAGGTGTACTTCTATGCATGCCGTGGATAAGGAGCTCCTCAATAATTGTCTCTAGGCGCGCCATTCCCATAAGCATAACCTTAGTACCACCTACATGGGTAAGCGCCGCATAATCCAGTTTGGATGAAAGCTTATTGCGGTCTTCATATCCAGTGAAGATCGTTAGACAGGCGCTGTAACTGCGGTGAGTAACTGGTATACCAGCGTAGGCTGGCCCAGCAATGGCAGAGGAGACGCCCGGAACAATACCGAAGGCAATACCAGCCTCAGCGAGAGCCTCCGCTTCCTCACCGCCGCGTCCAAAAAGAAAAGGATCTCCTCCTTTTAATCGAACCACGCACAATCCACTTTTAGCTTTTTCTACAAGTAACCGGTTAATCGCTTTCTGAGAAAAGGCCCTCCGCCCTACCTCCTTACCGGCATAGATACGTTCTGCTGACTTGGGCACAAAATGAAGCAATTCTGCTGAACACAAGTGATCATAGACCACAACCTGTGCTTTAGAGAGGCATTCTTTTCCAAGCAGAGTAAGAAGGCCAGGATTTCCTGGACCGGCTCCAACGAGGTAACAAAATCCTCTTTCGTTTTCCATACCAGTTCCTCAATCAGAATATCCCATCTATCTCGATGAAAAAGTGGAAAAAACTTGCGTTGCTACTTCTTCAGCATTGGAGGCTGTTGCCTGAGCAAAACGGAAGAGAGTGCCTTGGAACCAAGCAGCCTGGAGGTAAATAGCCCCTGGGAGCGGTTGAGCCAGCGCACCTAGAGCCGAATGGCACCCCCCACCCAACTTCTTTAAGAGAAGGCGCTCCGCATATACACATTCTCCGGTGATAGGGTCATGGAGTGGCATGAGTAGTTGGCGGGTTTTCGTATCCTTTTCTAGCGCTTGAATGGCGATTGCTCCCTGACCAGGGGCAGGCAAAAAATCTTTCAGAGCCTGTGCATACAGGCCAAATCTTTCACAGAGACCCCCAGGCGTTAGGGCATATAACCTTTCTAGTGCAGCCCTAGCAACTATAATAGCGTGAAGTCTGCTGGTCCCCGCTAGCTTAGCAAGGCGCGTCTCCACGTTGCCACGTATGCCCTCGACGACAAGATCTGGGCGTTGTCTGAGAATCTGAGATTGCCTCCGTTGACTGCCTGTGGCTACATGGGCTCCCCTAGGTAGTGCCTCAAGTCCACCCTCCCGTTTAGAAACGAGAGAATCCTCACACGAAGCTCTTGGAAGGACAGCGCCAACAACTAGCCCGGAAGCGTCCTCCTCCACAGGCAAATCCTTGAGGCTGTGTACCGCTACATGGATTGTCCTTTGTAAGAGGGCAATCTCCAGCTCCTTGGTAAAGGCTCCCTTGTCAAGTGGAGAAGCCACTCCCAGTGGAGCATCCACTCTCATGTCAGCCTGTGTGCGAATAATGACCGTATCCATAGAAAGCTCAGGATACGCTCGAGAAAGCGCAGTCTGGAGGAGGAAACTTTGTGCAAGCGCAAGGTTGCTCCCTCGCGTGCCAATCTTAAGAGTCTTCATACGGACAACAGCTTATGGGAGTCTTTCCAAGTGGACTGATGTAGACGAGCAACAAATCCACGCACATGTTCTTCGATAAGAGCCTCACAACAATCAAGTTCGCAATGACGAATGTTGATAGACTGTTGAGCAATATCCTGCAGGGAGTCGATATCGTAAAGGAAAACACTGTCTAGGTTGCTGGCAGAGGCTTCAATATCGCGAGGTACAGCCAAATCAATAATGAAAACTGGTCGTTGTCTCCTCTTTCTCATGAGGAGAGAAAGCCGTTCGCTTGTAAGAATTGGATAGGGTGCACTGGTAGAACTGATAAGGATGTCTACATCGGGAAAAGCATCTTGCCACTGAGCAAAGTGTAGAGCCTCCCCTCCAACCTCAGCTGCGAGGTGTGCTGCTCGCTCGTAAGTACGATTAGAAACAAAGGTACTCCGTACGCCTCTAGAAATTAGGCTGCGCGCTGTACGTTTACTTGTTTCTCCGGCACCAAGGATCATAATGCGGCACTTCTCGAGATCATCAAAAATCTTCTCAGCAAGCTCTACTACCGCCGCTCCTATAGAGGTCGGACCCCGGGTAATTCTTGTCTCTGACCTCACCGTTTTTGCTACCCGAAAGGCGTATTGGAAGAGCTTATTTAGATGCCTGGAGGTAGATCCTCCTCTCAGAGCTTTATCATAGGCACGTTTCACCTGTCCAAGTACCTCCGTCTCTCCCAAGATCATGGAGTCCAAGCCACTGGCTACTCGGAATAAATGTCGTACGCTAAAAGGTATCGCATGGTGATAGAAGGGAGCCTCGTAACCCACTCGATCGCTCAGAATATCCTGAATCCTTTCCCCGCTGAGCCTCGGACAAATCGTGGCTACATAGAACTCTACTCGGTTACAGGTGGAAAGGATTACGGCTTCATGGAGCCCTTCAATTTGGTGGATTTGATGAAGTAATATTTCCATCTCATGTGGAGGCAGGGCAAATCGCTCTCGCATGGAGATAGGAGCGATCCTGTGGTTAATTCCTGTGCAAAGGATATTCATCAAAACAGATGTGGAGGGGTAGTAAATCTTGGGAAGGGTAGTCATGGCGACGAAAAAAGAGCACTGAGAAATAATGCCAGTGGAGCCAGTGGGAGCTGTCCTACTGGCAGGAGTCCCTTTTTACTTAAAATGTCTCGTTAGTCTATGGAAAGGGATAAGCTTCGGAAGCCAAGAGACCCCGCAGGCTATTGCAATTTGCAGTTGCCAGTTTGCAGTTGCTTAAGTGGCGGGACTGACAATGGAAGAAAAAATCTGTACACAAACCCTAATAGGCTACTAAATGTCCCCAAGGAGTAAGTGACCTTCCCGATCCTCGGGGCCTCTCTGTTCTCTCGGCCGGTACAGAGCTCCTCCGTGAGGAACTAAGAGGCTGAGGAAAGCCAAAGAAAGGGAGGCACCTAAAGGTTCGTTTTTGTGCGGAGCTATGGCCGTCCAGGCAAGCAGGCAAGTACCGGGGTGTTGCGCCCCTTGCGCCCCCCTACCGCCTTTCCCCCACCACCCTCCGCAACCTAGTTCATTAATGACAAGAAATACAAGAAAAGGGATGTGTATCCTCCGCCCAGTTTGCCTCGTAACGAATTTCTTGAAGACTGCTACTACACATCCACACGCTCTCTCTGCAGATAAGTTAGCTAAAAATAAAGAAACAGCGAAACAGCACATGTTTCTCCTTAGTTTGCTTTTTAGCGGGAGGAGAGGCCCACAGCTCTCACACCTCAATACTTACTTTTAAGGAGAATGACCCACCTAGAAAGTTCTCAAATGAAGAGGTTGGTTACTCTTCCAAATACGGTGTCCTTTGCATGTAAACAGGTAATAGAATTAGTTTGTGCCCACTTGCATTCTGTTGAGGAACAAATTCTCCAGCAATCCTGTCTCTTCAATCCTATGGTAAGGAGCTATATCGCCCATGTAACGAGCAAGGGTGGGAAGCGTCTACGTCCTATTCTCACCCTGCTTGCAGGTGGGGCTACCGGTAAAATTACTTCGGAGCATATAGACCTCGCCGTTGTCCTTGAGCTCATACACACTGCCACGCTGGTGCATGACGACATCATAGATGGGACGGACTTGCGCCACTCTAAGGCCACAGCTAATGCAAAGTGGGGAAACACCCTGAGTGTCCTTCTAGGGGATTGTTTGTTTTCCCATGCTCTGAGGCTTTCTGCTAGTTTTGCTAACCGGGAAATTAGCCGCAAAGTTGCGGATGCAGCCACTGAAGTCTGTAGTGGTGAAATCCTTCAGACTCAGCGCCGGTTTGATCTTCAGCTGAGTATAGCTGATTATCAGCGTATTATCGAGATGAAGACGGCGGCGCTTTTGGCCCTGTCTTGCGAGCTTGGCTCCTTAGTTAGTGGAGCCAGTGCAAGCACAGTCGACACCCTGCGCCGGTTCGGCCAGCAATTAGGAATTGCCTACCAGATCTATGATGATTGTCTGGATCTAGTTGGCAGCGAGACCCAGGAGGGAAAGACGCTGGGGACGGATCTTGAGAAGGGGAAGTTTACGCTGCCAATACTTCTAATGCTTCATTCCAAAAAGCTCGACGGTAACGATGAAGCTAATGTCCGTCTATCACTTCTCTCTAGGAAAAGAGGCGTTTTGGAGACAAGCACTCTCATCAGTATGGTGTTAAAAACAGGTGCCGTACGGGCAGCATCGCGAACAGGGATCCGTTTTCTGAAACGGGCAAAAAACAGCCTCCTAGGCATAGAAGAAAATAAGCACACCCTGGCACTGCATTCCATGGCATGCCAGCTAGAACTCATGCTCGATTTGCTATGAAGCATGACCCGGGATGGCTACCCCTCAGAGAGGGGGAACTCCTCTGAAGAATTACTATAAGTCCACTGCTTGACCAGGTTGGGGGAGGATAATCTTTGTTTCCGGAAGCGCCTGAGTAAGAGATCCACGGAACCATTCCAAAGCTAAAAAGTCTCCATGTGCTAGCACAATAGTCTTAGGCCGGATACGTAGTGCGTATGCCAAAAGCGCTTCGCGAGAGGAATGGGCGCTGAAATTAAACTCCTTGCACTGGCACTTCCTTTTTAGCGCTGGAAGTCCCACCTCCAGGACGACCTCTTGGTCAATCACGGTTCTTCGTATCTTTCCTGCAGGTGAGTCGGCGTCCACGTAACCGACAAAGAAAAGACCTTGTCGGGAAGATTCAAGAATACGACGTGCAAAAATATTGGAGAGCGTGTTTTCTGACATCATGCCGCTTGAAAGCGCAAAAATGGACTGCTGCTTTGGGCAGCAGGATCCGATTTCTGCTCCACTGACTATCTGTGGAGTCATTTCTTGCAGAAGCTGCAGTGCCGGAGAATGGCGGCGAGTGTTTGAGGCGAAGGTATCGTACACCAGCGTGAGTTTAGCGCCAAGTCTACCTAGGTAGACAGGTGCTGCTGGCAGCAGTCCGCGGATGCGCATTTTCCAAAACATCGCCAGCAGCTCTTGTGTTTTTCCCAAGGAAAAGACTGGAATAGTAACTGCCCCGCCCCGCTCAAATATTTCCTTAATTGCTTGTGCCAGCCGCAATTCTTCGGCATCTCGCGTGAAGTTTTTTGCCGCGGGTGAATCTCCCCTGGTGGTCTCCATCATAAGGATGTCTATTCCTCCTTTTGGAAAGTCAGCTCCACGGAGGATGGACTGGTCACTGAAATTAACATCCCCTGTATAGAAGAAGGTACGCCCCTCACTCTCAATGAGAATACCTGCCGACCCTAAGACATGCCCAGCGTCGAAAAAGCATAAGCGCACATCCCGCATTTCCCTCCCAAAAAAACTGCAAGGATAAAAAGTATGACCTATGGAATACGGCTGCCATAACTCCGAACATCGGTCTACTCCTCGATGAGTGAAGAGGGGGTACTCTGGAAGATTGGCTGCCTCCTTCCGTCGCATCATAACATTGACGGAGTCGTGCAACACAATGCCCGCTATACATGCTGTAGCAGGTGTCATGTAGATGGGTACGTCGCGAAAGCATTTGGTTAATGCGGGGAGAGCACCTATGTGGTCATGATGGGCGTGTGTGAGCACCACGGCGTCTACATTCTTACCTTCGAGAAGAGAAAAATTCGGAAGTGCTGCCAATCCCTCCATTCTAGGGTGAAAGCCGGCATCTAGCAGGATGTTGTTTTCTCCTGCTCTCAGAAGGTAAGAGTTAGCCCCAATCTCCAGGTTACGAGTTAGATTAGTCAACTGCATCTGGTAACTATCCCTGTATTGCTTGGAAGCGATTATGCTTTACTCCCTTTATAAGGGAAAACAGGCATGTCGTTGTGTACTATCGTTGTTACTACAGCGGGAGCCTGTTCAGTCAGTTATGGAAGGTTAACTATGTACAGCAGCAATAAAGCTCGTGAACGGTGCTGGGTTCTATAGCAAGTAGCGCGAGTTCTCGTAAGAAATAAATAAAGCTGCAGCCTAACATGAAAACAGCCTTGCTCCAAAAGAATCTCAGTGCTGTGCTACAGTGGGGGGTCTTTTTTTCTCTGACGTGAGTATATAATCTCATACTACAACCAAGTGTACATTAGAAATGGCTTAGCCATAGGAACAAAGCCGGTTGCACTCGCCGACATCTCTCACGCAGTGTTGTGCGCTCAATTATCTTTGCTTTCTCACATTTGCAGATAGAGTCAGCGCTTTTACCCTTGCTAGGGTGTAAGGAGCTCATGTTCCTCAATTCCAGAATAAAATAGGCCGCCGTTCGTTCCGATTTTTCGATTGCATGGCGCATTCGACTAGTGGTTAGGTCACAGCCCTCTCAAGGCTGGGGCACGGGTTCGATCCCCGTATGCGCTGCAACCGGGGCGAGGAATGTAGGGTGAGGCTGTGTGGGTAGCCACAACGTAGAGGGGCGTATTGCGCGCGTATTTTTTTATGCGTATTTATTTATTTGTTATCTGGTCCATGGCTTCCTTGTTGAAGGAAGCGCTCCTCCCTCAGCATATCCGCTGGTATAATCGGTCGGACCAACCGCCCCGATCATTTCGCGCCGGGTAGCGATTCGCCACTTTCGGCTCATGCTCCTGCCCGTGTAACAACCCCAACTTTTGATGAAGGCCCTACGGGTAAAAACTCCCCTCCGAATTTTAGCCAGCTGATCTTCGTGCAGATAAGCCTTAGACGTTCCGTCGATTTCATTGCTATAATCAAACATGAAGCAGGCACGGTTAGCATGGCCGAAATACTCAAAGCCGTTGACCTTAACAAGGTTCCTGTTTTTAGACTGGGTAGCAGACCCTGAAGTAGTAGAAACTCCATTTCCATTTAGGTAGTCGATGATCTGCTGTCCTGAGTAAAACCAAACCAACTCGACGTTGTATTTCCTTTGAATGGACCTAATACCGCAGATTATATTCCTCTCCTGACGCCGTTGCCGGCGCTCGTATCCTCGCCGGTAGACGACCCAAGTAATTGGAAAGTCGGGACCGTACTGATCGCGCAACTGCTGAATGCGAACACGGCTGGCGCGCACGAAGTTCCCCCAATATTTGTCGTGCGGACAAGCCCTGCATCTCTCCCACTCCAGCAAAGATGGGCCCCCAGTTACGAGAACATATTCACTGCTCTGCTCAGATGGAACAGAAAAGCAATAAGAAGAAAAGAGTAGGACCTCTATTCCCAGGATAAGCAGGAACAGCGTAAAAACACCCGGGATGGCAGCATAGCCGATGTTCTTTGTAATAGGTGTGTGAAAGGCGGTTGGCGTTCCTCTTATCTTAGATAGCCTGCTCTGCAGAAGTGCCTTCGGCCTCTGCGCTCTACCTCTTCCTATATTCGAGAAGCAAGGTGGCACAATTCATCGTACGATTTTGCGGATTTCCGCCCCAATAGTTAAGGAAAATATGCTGACTATCACTAGCAAGTGGCAATTCCGCATCTCTAGTGAGAAGCAAATTCTCATCCTTTACCTTGTACATGTCTACCGTGTTGTTCCATAGAATTCTTGTTCTGTAAGCATTCTTCTGTTTTCATCCTTCCAGGATGAAGGAAGTTCTACTTTCTGAGTTGGTTGCCGTTCGGAGACGCAAGCTGGAGAGCATGCGGGCATCTGGGATGCGTCCATACGGTATGCGCTTTACAACCAATGGATCTATTGCCTCCGTCCGAGCACAATTTGCCGAGGGTAAGCTCCTCTGTGTAGCTGGGCGAGTAACTGCCTATCGCGACATGGGCAACAGCCAGTTCCTAGACCTTGAAGATATCACCGGACGCATGCAAATTTTTGTCTGTAACAAGGAAATTAAGCTGGAAGACCTGGAAGTATTGCTTCTGCTGGACATCGGGGATTTTCTTGGAGTAGTGGGGGAGTGCTTTACTACGAGGACCAAAGAGCCCACCCTTCGGGTAAAGACCCTGCGGGTGCTC
This DNA window, taken from Candidatus Xiphinematobacter sp., encodes the following:
- a CDS encoding glycosyltransferase family 9 protein; its protein translation is MLLKKGQIRALPPISIWIVKPGSLGDIVHALPCASAIRAQWPHAQISWVIDPRWATLLDGNTSVSHQILFPRTRLRGWRSALHAMEWAAGLLRRKPPEICLDLQGLLRSAIIARCSRAKHIFGLPGSREAARLFYHHTKFSDAKTLHAVDRYLSVLSALGLPNPICPEFPLPSGYPPTGLPTASNWILLHPFARGEGKSLSESAILQFCEHFDSLPVLIAGIGELSPRLPSHCISLLNKTSLLEMIWLCSHAEFVVSVDSGPAHVVAAARGDRLLSLHIRSDPRMVGPYSPRAWIWQGGEIRRQNLSPHARILPQKQLGKSDMDYVASWLKKRLERP
- the cobA gene encoding uroporphyrinogen-III C-methyltransferase, which gives rise to MENERGFCYLVGAGPGNPGLLTLLGKECLSKAQVVVYDHLCSAELLHFVPKSAERIYAGKEVGRRAFSQKAINRLLVEKAKSGLCVVRLKGGDPFLFGRGGEEAEALAEAGIAFGIVPGVSSAIAGPAYAGIPVTHRSYSACLTIFTGYEDRNKLSSKLDYAALTHVGGTKVMLMGMARLETIIEELLIHGMHRSTPVALIRWATTGYQKTLCGSLEEISQKARESGFTAPAVAVFGDVVRLRKKLNWFESRPLFGKRVAVTRSTLQAGTLLRALRDLGADAFELPTIRIEPPQDEGAFFQLVTDAHKYDWLVFTSPNGVDAFFQAFFGIYEDVREIGGTRIAAIGPATADRIRSYHLQIDLMPTQYIAEAVVRAFLEKTSMENLRILLARSGNARPFLRRELSRLGAIVDEAIAYRTVPENNEYVGIRRFLEEGADIVTFTSSSTVENFFTLRLSPPENFQTASIGPITSHTLTRLGFSVDIEAAQHTIPGLVKAICRHYATDP
- the hemC gene encoding hydroxymethylbilane synthase, producing MKTLKIGTRGSNLALAQSFLLQTALSRAYPELSMDTVIIRTQADMRVDAPLGVASPLDKGAFTKELEIALLQRTIHVAVHSLKDLPVEEDASGLVVGAVLPRASCEDSLVSKREGGLEALPRGAHVATGSQRRQSQILRQRPDLVVEGIRGNVETRLAKLAGTSRLHAIIVARAALERLYALTPGGLCERFGLYAQALKDFLPAPGQGAIAIQALEKDTKTRQLLMPLHDPITGECVYAERLLLKKLGGGCHSALGALAQPLPGAIYLQAAWFQGTLFRFAQATASNAEEVATQVFSTFSSR
- a CDS encoding glutamyl-tRNA reductase gives rise to the protein MTTLPKIYYPSTSVLMNILCTGINHRIAPISMRERFALPPHEMEILLHQIHQIEGLHEAVILSTCNRVEFYVATICPRLSGERIQDILSDRVGYEAPFYHHAIPFSVRHLFRVASGLDSMILGETEVLGQVKRAYDKALRGGSTSRHLNKLFQYAFRVAKTVRSETRITRGPTSIGAAVVELAEKIFDDLEKCRIMILGAGETSKRTARSLISRGVRSTFVSNRTYERAAHLAAEVGGEALHFAQWQDAFPDVDILISSTSAPYPILTSERLSLLMRKRRQRPVFIIDLAVPRDIEASASNLDSVFLYDIDSLQDIAQQSINIRHCELDCCEALIEEHVRGFVARLHQSTWKDSHKLLSV
- a CDS encoding polyprenyl synthetase family protein encodes the protein MKRLVTLPNTVSFACKQVIELVCAHLHSVEEQILQQSCLFNPMVRSYIAHVTSKGGKRLRPILTLLAGGATGKITSEHIDLAVVLELIHTATLVHDDIIDGTDLRHSKATANAKWGNTLSVLLGDCLFSHALRLSASFANREISRKVADAATEVCSGEILQTQRRFDLQLSIADYQRIIEMKTAALLALSCELGSLVSGASASTVDTLRRFGQQLGIAYQIYDDCLDLVGSETQEGKTLGTDLEKGKFTLPILLMLHSKKLDGNDEANVRLSLLSRKRGVLETSTLISMVLKTGAVRAASRTGIRFLKRAKNSLLGIEENKHTLALHSMACQLELMLDLL
- a CDS encoding MBL fold metallo-hydrolase — encoded protein: MQLTNLTRNLEIGANSYLLRAGENNILLDAGFHPRMEGLAALPNFSLLEGKNVDAVVLTHAHHDHIGALPALTKCFRDVPIYMTPATACIAGIVLHDSVNVMMRRKEAANLPEYPLFTHRGVDRCSELWQPYSIGHTFYPCSFFGREMRDVRLCFFDAGHVLGSAGILIESEGRTFFYTGDVNFSDQSILRGADFPKGGIDILMMETTRGDSPAAKNFTRDAEELRLAQAIKEIFERGGAVTIPVFSLGKTQELLAMFWKMRIRGLLPAAPVYLGRLGAKLTLVYDTFASNTRRHSPALQLLQEMTPQIVSGAEIGSCCPKQQSIFALSSGMMSENTLSNIFARRILESSRQGLFFVGYVDADSPAGKIRRTVIDQEVVLEVGLPALKRKCQCKEFNFSAHSSREALLAYALRIRPKTIVLAHGDFLALEWFRGSLTQALPETKIILPQPGQAVDL